One window of Cohnella hashimotonis genomic DNA carries:
- a CDS encoding DUF4038 domain-containing protein, which translates to MRKIVFFCVLFGSMFGLAVLGGLPGARTAYAADYSVQQWQSVEITLNSSVTYADPFNGVDVTATFTGPGGTVITRPAFWDGGNVWKVRFAPTKTGSWTMSTAATDTANAGLHGVTKTVDAVSYTGSEDIYKHGFLKVSTNGRYLTYADGTPFFYLGDTHWILPHERFSTSNVTGVASQFKYTVDKRVAQGFTVYQSEPIWQPHGGGTHAGADEEAVANLSDGFTSADLAGFANLDRKFKYIADQGLVHANAQVSWANDPASYGVYTNAYMAKIARYWVARYGAYPVIWTIAQEIDKNMYGNYDATTIQKWYAVGQSISDNDAYNHPLLPHMENVSSTVASTSWWASKAYHDGWAVQWQGDMTGMSIAKNFWNNAAVKPSVLYESAYDQFWTDGNGALGAAYKAFQYGIYGYGYGAGGVWNDVYAKPGEPDDFGTAYELPARYYWWYDGANLATGDRLSYFKAFYTSLEWWKLTPRFDDGAWGSFGDGARSLLSSDGNSTYVVFFFNGTTASGTLKQMDNSRLYTARWFNPRTGAYTTISGGVHASGGLWSIPGKPDASDWVLLVQKSTTAAPANLALGKTYSSSSSWDASQTAPKAFDQNYVTDWQACNGCWSGQWLAVDFGANMTFNQAVLTEYNGRTQGFRIEYWNGSTWQTAYTGTTIGATGIPRVLTFPAVTGSKARIYFTSGNEHAPIIYEFELYNL; encoded by the coding sequence ATGCGAAAAATCGTTTTCTTCTGTGTATTGTTCGGCTCAATGTTTGGATTGGCGGTGCTTGGGGGACTTCCCGGCGCCCGGACGGCGTATGCCGCCGACTATTCAGTTCAGCAGTGGCAGTCGGTCGAAATTACGCTGAACAGCTCCGTTACTTACGCGGATCCGTTCAACGGCGTGGACGTGACGGCGACCTTTACGGGACCGGGCGGAACGGTCATCACGCGTCCGGCGTTCTGGGACGGGGGCAATGTGTGGAAGGTCCGCTTCGCGCCCACCAAGACCGGTAGCTGGACGATGTCGACGGCCGCTACGGATACGGCGAACGCGGGCCTGCACGGCGTGACGAAGACCGTCGATGCCGTGAGCTATACGGGCAGCGAGGACATTTACAAGCACGGCTTTCTGAAAGTGAGCACGAATGGCCGTTACCTCACGTATGCGGACGGTACGCCGTTCTTCTACTTGGGGGATACGCACTGGATCTTGCCGCATGAGCGGTTCTCAACATCCAACGTGACAGGCGTCGCTTCGCAGTTCAAGTACACGGTCGACAAAAGGGTCGCTCAAGGCTTTACCGTCTACCAATCCGAGCCGATCTGGCAGCCGCACGGGGGCGGGACGCACGCAGGCGCCGACGAGGAAGCGGTCGCCAATCTGAGCGACGGCTTTACGAGCGCCGATCTTGCGGGCTTCGCGAACCTCGACCGGAAGTTCAAGTACATCGCGGATCAAGGCCTTGTCCATGCCAATGCGCAGGTGAGCTGGGCGAACGATCCCGCAAGCTACGGCGTCTACACGAACGCATACATGGCCAAAATCGCGCGCTACTGGGTCGCCCGCTACGGGGCTTATCCCGTCATCTGGACGATCGCGCAGGAAATCGACAAGAACATGTACGGCAATTACGATGCGACGACGATCCAGAAGTGGTATGCGGTCGGCCAAAGCATCTCGGACAATGACGCCTACAACCATCCGCTCTTGCCGCACATGGAAAACGTCAGCTCCACGGTCGCTTCGACCTCGTGGTGGGCGAGCAAAGCCTATCACGACGGCTGGGCCGTGCAGTGGCAGGGCGACATGACCGGGATGAGCATCGCCAAAAACTTCTGGAACAATGCCGCCGTCAAGCCCTCGGTGCTTTATGAGAGCGCTTACGATCAATTCTGGACCGACGGAAACGGCGCGCTGGGCGCGGCCTACAAGGCGTTCCAGTACGGTATATACGGTTATGGCTACGGAGCGGGAGGCGTGTGGAACGACGTCTACGCCAAGCCGGGAGAGCCGGACGATTTTGGCACCGCCTACGAGCTGCCGGCTCGATATTACTGGTGGTACGACGGCGCCAATCTGGCGACCGGGGATCGGCTCTCTTATTTCAAAGCGTTCTATACGAGCCTGGAATGGTGGAAGCTCACGCCCCGGTTCGACGATGGCGCATGGGGTTCTTTCGGCGACGGCGCGCGTTCGCTTCTCTCGTCGGACGGAAACAGCACATACGTGGTGTTTTTCTTTAACGGCACGACGGCGTCGGGAACGCTCAAGCAGATGGACAACAGCCGCCTGTATACGGCGCGTTGGTTCAACCCGCGCACCGGCGCGTACACGACGATCTCCGGTGGCGTGCATGCCTCGGGCGGGCTCTGGTCGATACCTGGCAAGCCGGACGCCTCCGATTGGGTGCTGCTGGTGCAGAAATCGACGACCGCGGCGCCGGCCAATCTGGCGCTGGGCAAGACGTATTCCAGCTCGTCGTCATGGGATGCGAGCCAGACGGCGCCCAAGGCGTTCGATCAGAATTACGTCACCGATTGGCAAGCGTGCAACGGCTGCTGGAGCGGACAGTGGCTGGCCGTCGACTTCGGGGCGAATATGACGTTTAACCAGGCCGTGCTGACCGAATACAACGGCCGGACGCAAGGATTCCGGATCGAATATTGGAACGGCTCGACCTGGCAGACGGCGTACACGGGAACGACGATCGGCGCGACCGGCATCCCGCGCGTGCTGACGTTTCCCGCCGTGACGGGAAGCAAGGCGCGGATCTACTTCACGTCGGGCAACGAGCACGCGCCGATCATCTACGAATTCGAGCTTTATAACCTATGA